A single region of the Pontibacter kalidii genome encodes:
- a CDS encoding S9 family peptidase, with product MASSVIARFPKSIKIGSKTIFLLLLVLLLSPALAGAQGTKEDYERAYSLPEKIKGKVWYAPSSFTWLEKENRFWYMQQTPRGKEFVLIDAARKSRKPLFHQEKLAKSLTAASGKQVAPYDLPFTTVKVLPGGREMEFEFDDKVWGYTLSSNQLTEKGKVEKREPGSWNWRFNSETEGKPVPSPDRKWEAYTKGYNVFIRNAANPKEEYQLSYDGTETDYYSANIAWSPDSKKLATNKVRPGREHLIYFVEAAPADQLQPKLHSRLYLKPGDAVPQRKPQLFLVDSKKQVEVDASSIADQYHLTNPLWRADSRAFTVEYNQRGHQVYKVVEIDGQSGRLRDVIDERSKTFIHYSGKYFRHDVADGKEVIWMSERDGWNHLYLMDGATGQVKNQITKGEWVVRRVVQVDEAKRRIIFEGNGREAGQDPYLVQYYSVNFDGSSLKALTSENAYHRGTFSPDYTYFVDTYSRVDVPPVTVLRSAVDGRVIMQLEKADASELLKTGWKAPEVFSAKGRDGKTDIWGVIIRPSNFDPAKKYPVIEHIYAGPHNSFVPKTYNPGASLMHEMAELGFIVVQVDGMGTSNRSKAFHDVAWRNLKDAGLPDRIRWIKSAGEKYAYLDTTRVGIFGMSAGGQSSMGALLFHPEFYKVAVSSVGCHDNRMDKIWWNEQWMGKLGPHYAESSNVVHANKLQGKLLLIAGELDDNVDPASTTQVVDALIKANKNFDYLMVPGMAHDTGGAFGERKRRDFFVKHLLGVDPPEWENKQEKGSTGVGSVSATK from the coding sequence ATGGCTTCTTCCGTTATAGCAAGATTCCCTAAAAGTATAAAAATTGGGTCCAAGACGATCTTCCTCCTCTTGCTGGTCCTACTGCTGAGTCCGGCCTTGGCAGGGGCGCAGGGCACAAAAGAGGACTATGAGCGGGCGTACTCCCTGCCGGAGAAAATAAAAGGTAAGGTATGGTATGCGCCTAGCAGTTTCACCTGGCTGGAGAAAGAAAACAGGTTCTGGTACATGCAGCAGACGCCGCGTGGAAAAGAGTTTGTGCTGATAGATGCAGCGAGAAAAAGCCGCAAGCCACTCTTCCACCAGGAGAAACTGGCAAAGTCGCTGACGGCCGCTTCAGGTAAGCAAGTGGCGCCTTATGATTTGCCTTTCACGACCGTGAAAGTGCTGCCCGGCGGCCGCGAGATGGAGTTTGAGTTTGATGATAAGGTATGGGGCTATACCCTGAGCTCCAACCAGCTGACGGAGAAAGGGAAGGTGGAGAAGCGGGAGCCAGGCTCCTGGAACTGGCGGTTCAACAGTGAGACGGAAGGCAAGCCGGTACCGTCGCCGGACAGAAAGTGGGAAGCCTACACCAAGGGCTACAACGTGTTCATCCGCAACGCCGCCAACCCCAAGGAAGAATACCAGCTGAGCTACGACGGAACAGAAACTGACTATTACTCAGCGAACATTGCCTGGTCTCCAGACTCTAAAAAGCTGGCGACAAACAAAGTGCGCCCCGGTCGTGAACACCTGATCTATTTTGTAGAGGCAGCCCCGGCCGACCAACTGCAACCCAAACTGCATTCGCGCCTATACCTGAAGCCCGGTGATGCAGTGCCACAGCGCAAGCCACAGCTGTTTCTGGTGGACTCCAAAAAACAGGTGGAGGTAGATGCCTCCTCTATCGCCGACCAATACCACCTGACCAACCCGCTATGGCGTGCCGACAGCCGCGCCTTTACGGTAGAGTATAACCAGCGGGGCCACCAGGTATACAAGGTGGTGGAAATAGACGGGCAGAGCGGCCGCCTGCGCGACGTGATAGACGAGCGCAGCAAGACTTTCATCCACTACAGCGGCAAATATTTCCGCCACGATGTGGCTGATGGCAAGGAGGTGATCTGGATGTCGGAGCGTGACGGCTGGAACCACTTATACCTGATGGACGGGGCTACCGGGCAGGTGAAAAACCAGATCACCAAAGGCGAGTGGGTAGTGCGCCGCGTGGTGCAGGTAGATGAGGCGAAGCGCAGGATCATCTTCGAAGGCAACGGGCGCGAAGCAGGGCAGGACCCCTACCTGGTGCAGTACTACAGCGTGAACTTCGACGGCAGTAGCTTGAAAGCCCTTACAAGTGAGAACGCTTACCACCGTGGTACTTTCTCGCCAGACTATACCTATTTTGTAGACACCTATTCGCGGGTGGATGTGCCGCCGGTAACGGTACTGCGCAGTGCCGTCGATGGCAGGGTGATCATGCAGCTGGAGAAAGCGGACGCTAGCGAATTGCTGAAAACCGGCTGGAAAGCACCAGAAGTGTTCTCTGCCAAGGGGCGCGACGGCAAAACCGACATCTGGGGTGTGATCATCCGTCCGTCTAACTTCGACCCGGCTAAGAAGTACCCTGTTATCGAGCACATCTACGCCGGACCTCACAACTCTTTTGTGCCTAAAACTTATAACCCGGGCGCCAGCCTGATGCACGAGATGGCCGAGCTGGGTTTCATCGTGGTGCAGGTTGATGGCATGGGAACGTCCAACCGCTCTAAGGCCTTCCACGACGTGGCCTGGAGAAACCTGAAAGACGCCGGCCTGCCTGACCGCATCCGCTGGATAAAAAGTGCCGGAGAAAAGTATGCCTACCTGGATACAACCCGTGTGGGCATCTTCGGCATGTCGGCCGGTGGGCAAAGCTCGATGGGTGCTTTGCTCTTCCATCCGGAGTTTTACAAGGTGGCTGTGTCTTCTGTAGGCTGCCACGACAACCGCATGGACAAAATCTGGTGGAACGAGCAGTGGATGGGCAAACTTGGTCCGCACTACGCCGAAAGCTCCAACGTGGTGCATGCTAACAAACTGCAGGGCAAGCTCCTGCTGATAGCCGGCGAACTGGACGACAACGTGGATCCTGCTTCTACCACGCAGGTGGTGGATGCGCTCATCAAGGCAAACAAGAACTTCGATTACCTGATGGTGCCTGGCATGGCGCATGACACCGGGGGCGCTTTCGGCGAGCGCAAGCGCCGTGACTTCTTCGTGAAGCACCTGCTGGGCGTAGACCCGCCGGAGTGGGAAAACAAACAGGAAAAAGGCAGCACGGGCGTTGGGTCGGTAAGTGCCACGAAGTAG
- a CDS encoding NADPH-dependent FMN reductase — protein sequence MRKQITDTQQGQRSSAGGFWQTDAFIVTSPEYNGSISGFLKNAIDWVSRFRPQPFSERHALLLSASPSMGAETKACGPFECL from the coding sequence ATGAGGAAACAGATAACGGATACCCAGCAGGGGCAGAGGAGTTCTGCAGGAGGCTTCTGGCAAACGGATGCATTTATCGTTACATCGCCGGAGTACAATGGCTCCATATCAGGGTTTCTGAAGAATGCGATCGATTGGGTATCCAGGTTCCGGCCGCAGCCTTTCAGTGAGCGCCATGCCTTGCTTCTGTCAGCCTCTCCCTCCATGGGGGCGGAAACAAAGGCCTGTGGTCCTTTCGAGTGCCTTTAG
- a CDS encoding SDR family NAD(P)-dependent oxidoreductase gives MNKLENKVAVITGGAGSIGTTTARLFLEEGARVMLVDLNEDALKKAVEELGSDNVQYSVADVSRSEDVQRYVDATVKAYGKIDVFFNNAGIEGVVKPIVEYPEEMFDKVIAVNVKGAWLGVKYVLPQMNDGGSIINTSSVAGINGSPNVSAYITSKHAVVGIMRAVAVEAAPRKIRVNSVHPSPVDNRMMRSLEEGFAPGQGEAAKKELEKTIPLGRYAAPDEIAQLVLFLASDESRFITGTTQVIDGGLSVQ, from the coding sequence ATGAATAAACTAGAAAATAAAGTTGCCGTCATTACGGGTGGTGCCGGCAGTATCGGGACAACCACAGCCAGGCTGTTTTTAGAGGAAGGGGCCAGGGTCATGCTGGTCGACCTGAACGAGGACGCGCTGAAAAAGGCTGTCGAAGAACTGGGCAGCGATAATGTGCAGTATAGTGTTGCTGATGTTTCCAGATCGGAAGACGTGCAGCGCTATGTGGATGCTACTGTCAAGGCATATGGCAAGATCGATGTGTTCTTCAACAACGCCGGCATTGAAGGAGTGGTAAAGCCGATTGTCGAGTACCCTGAAGAGATGTTTGACAAGGTAATCGCGGTCAATGTGAAAGGCGCCTGGCTTGGCGTGAAGTATGTATTACCGCAAATGAATGATGGGGGCAGTATCATCAATACCTCATCCGTGGCGGGGATCAACGGCAGCCCCAATGTAAGTGCCTACATCACCAGTAAGCATGCCGTCGTAGGCATTATGCGGGCTGTGGCAGTAGAGGCTGCGCCCCGAAAGATACGGGTGAACTCGGTGCACCCCTCACCGGTTGATAACCGAATGATGCGCTCCCTGGAGGAGGGTTTTGCGCCGGGCCAGGGCGAAGCAGCCAAAAAAGAACTGGAAAAAACAATTCCGCTCGGCAGGTATGCGGCCCCTGATGAGATTGCACAACTGGTCTTGTTTCTGGCCAGTGATGAGAGCCGTTTTATAACCGGTACAACCCAGGTAATAGATGGCGGGCTAAGCGTTCAGTAA
- a CDS encoding PQQ-dependent sugar dehydrogenase codes for MKTQQTVKIFVTMLTVFLSVFTFSCRDDDEGIPLPGNEDTINLDLIGEGFTSPVYLTQAPGDNQRLFVVDQIGVIRIIEDGRVVDQPFLDLQDKIVPLNPNYDERGLLGLAFHPDYTSNGKFYVYYSGPLRPEAPEGWNHTSYIAEYQASYGNPARADESSERIVLAVDQPQSNHNAGTLKFGPDNYLYISIGDGGGANDTAMGHVEDWYEVNKGGNGQDVKENLLGNILRIDVNGGDPYGIPADNPFAGDKEGLDEIYAYGFRNPYRFSFDRLTGMLIAADAGQELYEEVDVVTKGGNYGWNVKEGRHCFNAADPLNPLPDCPDVDSAGNPLIDPVIEFGNSENLPNGLGIVGVGGYVYRGLDNAWGLAGSYIFGVFAKDASVPSGAIYAANTLTSRNNWNYRKLTIANSPNKELGHYLLGFGEDNAGELYVLTRDELGPQGNTGKVYRID; via the coding sequence ATGAAAACACAGCAAACAGTGAAGATTTTCGTCACCATGCTAACGGTTTTCCTTAGCGTTTTTACCTTTTCCTGCCGCGATGACGACGAAGGGATACCTCTTCCAGGCAATGAAGACACTATTAATCTGGATCTGATAGGGGAAGGCTTCACCTCGCCGGTTTACCTGACCCAGGCACCTGGGGATAACCAGCGGCTTTTTGTCGTAGACCAGATCGGTGTTATCCGTATCATTGAAGATGGCAGAGTGGTAGACCAGCCCTTCCTGGACCTACAAGACAAGATCGTTCCCCTTAATCCCAATTATGATGAGCGCGGTTTACTGGGATTGGCCTTCCACCCGGACTATACCAGCAACGGCAAGTTCTATGTCTACTACAGCGGTCCGCTAAGACCCGAGGCACCGGAAGGCTGGAATCACACCAGCTATATAGCCGAATATCAGGCTTCCTATGGTAACCCAGCCCGGGCGGATGAATCCTCCGAAAGAATTGTTCTGGCAGTGGATCAGCCTCAGTCGAACCACAATGCCGGCACACTAAAGTTTGGTCCGGACAACTACCTCTACATCTCCATTGGCGATGGTGGCGGCGCCAACGACACGGCCATGGGCCACGTGGAGGACTGGTACGAGGTAAACAAAGGTGGTAACGGCCAGGATGTTAAAGAGAACCTGTTGGGCAACATTCTGCGGATAGATGTAAATGGCGGCGATCCTTATGGTATTCCGGCAGACAATCCGTTTGCAGGAGATAAGGAAGGCCTCGATGAGATTTACGCCTATGGCTTCCGCAACCCCTACCGCTTCTCCTTCGACAGGCTGACCGGAATGCTTATCGCTGCCGATGCTGGCCAGGAACTCTACGAAGAGGTTGATGTGGTAACCAAAGGGGGCAACTACGGTTGGAACGTGAAGGAAGGACGACATTGCTTTAACGCAGCGGATCCGCTGAACCCGCTACCCGACTGCCCTGATGTGGACAGTGCCGGTAACCCTTTGATTGACCCGGTGATTGAATTCGGGAACAGTGAGAACTTGCCAAATGGCTTGGGCATTGTGGGGGTCGGAGGCTATGTGTACCGGGGCCTGGACAATGCTTGGGGTTTGGCCGGATCCTACATCTTTGGTGTATTTGCCAAAGATGCTAGTGTGCCAAGCGGGGCAATTTATGCGGCGAATACCTTGACCAGCAGAAATAACTGGAATTACCGAAAACTCACCATCGCCAACTCACCTAATAAGGAACTGGGCCATTATTTACTGGGCTTCGGCGAGGACAATGCCGGTGAGTTGTATGTGTTGACACGGGATGAGCTAGGCCCGCAGGGTAATACGGGAAAAGTATACAGAATTGATTAG
- a CDS encoding DUF389 domain-containing protein yields MPRKVEITLPSAQTDNVLDEIRGIKEVISLRLQRGVSLTPPGDVISLEVTDHSLHSLMQLLDRKKMLQNPEVSLTTSQPLSIVSQPSSLEITNDTSEATWEEMQSMISRESNMTTNGLMTMVLSGIIAVVGISTNALHLVVGAMVVAPAFEPIVRIPLGLITSNIAWRRGVTDTLKGYAVLIAAAALTTFVLQALGQETLDGKASYLAEGALLSYWTSISVSSALVSAAAGLAGALVIAAHKSVLTAGVMIALALIPSAALMGMALAAGEWNIAEQAALRWLLDVTLVAVFSAIVFLWKKSSLHKRNMQS; encoded by the coding sequence ATGCCCAGAAAAGTAGAAATAACGCTCCCCTCCGCGCAGACAGACAACGTACTGGATGAAATTAGGGGCATCAAAGAGGTCATTTCACTGCGCCTACAGCGAGGCGTCTCGCTCACCCCTCCAGGTGACGTGATATCGCTGGAGGTGACAGACCACTCCCTCCACAGCCTTATGCAGCTCCTGGACAGGAAGAAGATGCTACAGAATCCGGAGGTATCCCTCACCACCAGCCAGCCGCTGAGTATCGTCTCGCAGCCTTCCTCCCTGGAAATCACCAACGACACGAGCGAGGCGACCTGGGAGGAGATGCAGTCTATGATCAGCAGGGAAAGCAACATGACCACCAACGGACTAATGACCATGGTCCTGTCAGGCATCATCGCCGTGGTGGGCATCAGCACGAATGCCTTACACCTGGTGGTTGGGGCCATGGTCGTCGCGCCAGCCTTTGAGCCGATCGTGCGCATCCCTCTCGGGCTCATCACCAGTAACATTGCCTGGAGGCGTGGCGTGACGGATACCTTAAAGGGCTACGCTGTGCTCATAGCAGCGGCTGCTTTAACAACTTTTGTGCTACAGGCTTTGGGGCAGGAGACTTTGGACGGCAAGGCTTCTTACCTGGCGGAGGGGGCACTCCTCTCCTACTGGACCAGCATCTCTGTGTCCTCAGCCCTCGTCTCTGCCGCAGCCGGACTTGCCGGGGCTTTGGTAATTGCCGCCCATAAGTCTGTGCTGACGGCCGGAGTGATGATAGCTCTGGCGCTTATTCCCAGCGCCGCCCTTATGGGTATGGCACTGGCTGCAGGGGAGTGGAACATTGCCGAGCAAGCCGCTCTTCGCTGGCTCTTAGATGTCACGTTAGTGGCTGTGTTCTCAGCCATCGTGTTTCTATGGAAGAAGTCCTCTCTGCACAAACGTAACATGCAGAGTTGA
- a CDS encoding LytR/AlgR family response regulator transcription factor, translated as MRAIAIDDEPMALEVVRSHAGKVPFLELVACFTDAFKAIEYLQNEPVDLLFLDIKMPDISGLEFVTSLQKKPMVVFTTAYSEHAVTSFELDAIDYLLKPFSLPRFIKACNKAQELLQLRGTSAPAKDYLFLKTGYEQVKVYYDEILYVEASGNYVTFVLEGKKLLTRMTTSEATDLLPADRFIRVHRSYVIAKDKIEKIERHQVTIQGNEVPVGASYMQQLQVV; from the coding sequence ATGAGAGCAATAGCAATAGACGATGAACCCATGGCGCTGGAGGTAGTGCGGTCGCATGCCGGCAAGGTGCCCTTTCTGGAGCTGGTTGCCTGCTTTACCGATGCCTTTAAGGCAATAGAGTACCTGCAGAACGAACCCGTTGACCTGCTCTTTCTGGACATTAAAATGCCTGATATCTCGGGCCTGGAGTTTGTGACCAGCCTGCAGAAAAAGCCCATGGTGGTTTTTACCACTGCTTATTCTGAGCACGCCGTTACCAGCTTTGAGCTCGATGCCATCGATTACCTGCTCAAGCCTTTCTCATTGCCCCGGTTCATAAAGGCCTGCAACAAAGCGCAGGAGCTGCTGCAACTGCGCGGCACATCGGCACCTGCCAAAGATTACCTTTTCCTGAAGACAGGCTATGAGCAGGTAAAAGTATACTATGATGAGATTTTATACGTAGAGGCCTCCGGCAACTACGTGACCTTTGTGCTGGAAGGTAAAAAGCTGCTTACCCGCATGACCACCAGCGAAGCCACCGACTTACTGCCAGCTGACAGATTCATTCGCGTGCACCGCTCCTACGTAATTGCCAAAGACAAGATAGAGAAGATCGAGCGCCACCAGGTAACCATCCAGGGCAACGAGGTGCCGGTAGGGGCCTCGTACATGCAGCAACTACAGGTGGTTTGA
- a CDS encoding sensor histidine kinase: protein MNDAAIKNIMAEPIQRNKVEFWAATTIYVFALFSLSIDYSPNEFYFKNANVVFRYYEHFFWPQLLRFTIIYLAFLLLNFKVVPRLIGKEAIWLNVVLILAAFVAVGTVAGIADTYYKGYLLARFDTVQEMWNYTFQGSFQNTLRLLLVFGFYTFIKYFGLYLLSNAVAIQSKYRMVTQDAITAFMVWLVSVFILLVFDLGEEITAVWTIVSLSAILLYFFSFHSLIPRSLATKRPLLSYELRVLLVLVLAYLPAALLLLPMLHDEDAAFGISFFNALFQLVVTAPVTWVLYQRQLKGKEEVFVLQKELGHSAANLDFLRSQINPHFLFNALNTLYGTALQEKSERTAQGIQMLGDMMRFMLHENHQQKILLAREIEYMRNYIDLQLLRTSASPEIVIETNIEEVLDQKYVAPMLLIPFVENAFKHGISLKQKSWIRVSLHCEQNKLYFDVYNSTHKKAENDPEKNKSGVGLKNVKQRLELLYPGKYELIIRETPEEYFVHLTLEL from the coding sequence ATGAATGATGCTGCAATAAAAAATATCATGGCCGAGCCTATCCAACGGAATAAGGTAGAGTTCTGGGCCGCTACCACCATTTACGTGTTTGCGCTGTTCTCGCTTTCTATAGACTATAGCCCGAACGAGTTCTATTTCAAGAACGCTAACGTAGTGTTCCGGTATTACGAGCACTTCTTCTGGCCACAGTTGCTGCGCTTCACCATTATCTACCTGGCTTTCCTGCTGCTCAACTTTAAGGTGGTGCCCAGGCTGATCGGCAAGGAAGCCATATGGTTGAATGTTGTGCTTATACTTGCAGCATTTGTAGCTGTAGGAACCGTTGCAGGCATTGCGGATACTTACTACAAAGGCTATCTGCTTGCCCGGTTCGATACCGTGCAGGAAATGTGGAATTATACTTTCCAGGGCAGTTTCCAAAATACCCTGCGGCTGTTGCTCGTGTTCGGTTTTTACACGTTCATTAAATATTTCGGCCTGTACCTGCTATCGAACGCTGTTGCCATACAATCAAAGTATCGGATGGTGACACAGGATGCAATCACAGCTTTCATGGTGTGGCTGGTGAGTGTGTTTATATTGCTTGTGTTCGATTTAGGCGAAGAAATAACAGCAGTCTGGACAATCGTGTCGCTGAGTGCCATACTTCTATACTTTTTCTCTTTTCACTCACTCATACCTAGATCGCTTGCAACTAAACGTCCTCTACTGTCATATGAGTTAAGGGTGCTGTTGGTGCTTGTGCTTGCCTACTTACCTGCAGCTCTACTTTTGCTGCCGATGCTGCACGACGAAGATGCTGCCTTTGGGATTAGTTTTTTCAATGCCTTATTTCAACTGGTTGTTACAGCGCCTGTAACCTGGGTGTTGTACCAGCGCCAGCTAAAGGGGAAAGAAGAAGTGTTTGTGCTACAAAAAGAGCTGGGGCACTCCGCAGCGAACCTGGATTTCCTAAGGTCGCAGATAAACCCGCACTTTTTGTTCAACGCCCTTAACACGCTTTACGGCACCGCCCTGCAGGAGAAGAGCGAGCGCACGGCCCAAGGTATCCAGATGCTAGGCGACATGATGCGTTTCATGCTGCACGAAAACCACCAGCAAAAAATACTATTGGCGCGGGAGATAGAGTACATGCGTAACTACATCGACTTGCAACTGTTGCGCACTTCTGCTTCGCCTGAGATCGTTATTGAGACCAATATAGAGGAGGTGTTGGACCAAAAGTATGTTGCTCCCATGCTGCTGATTCCTTTCGTGGAAAATGCCTTCAAGCACGGCATCAGCCTGAAGCAGAAATCGTGGATCAGGGTAAGCCTGCATTGTGAACAGAACAAGCTATACTTCGACGTATATAACAGCACCCACAAAAAGGCGGAGAACGACCCGGAGAAGAACAAGTCTGGGGTTGGGCTGAAGAATGTTAAGCAGCGACTGGAGCTATTGTACCCGGGAAAGTATGAGCTGATCATCCGTGAGACGCCGGAGGAATACTTTGTGCATCTGACGCTCGAACTATAA
- a CDS encoding DcaP family trimeric outer membrane transporter gives MSYFSFSLSLKFRQALSLLLFLLVVGQANAQEQEQEQENGLEVYGFIKIDIGYNFDQLDPNWFETMRVTKLPKYENQFGPNGNIFFSVRETQVGINTRVQTPLGQLKSKFEFDLFGSGPDEGQTTFHFRKAYAELGRLLIGQTESTFTDTDVSPKILDYGAPSSRPWLRNIQLRYTNDSEQQRWAIALEQPDVTSDEGVYADRIELQNVKPEFKVPDLTAEYRKMIQNGYVELAGVLKWIRWENTGNASIDLSGEEVGWGFNISSIKQLNRQTLFKGQFVVGKGIQNHLTDAAANIGIENNFDNPSTPILGVALPVVGGFAFLEHKWTPTWSSTLGYSRVRIYNSDAQAAHAFKNSHYAILNLLYQPFSALLAGTELQWGKRNNFSDGFDSSAVKIHFSLKYSFSHTVSKNGNK, from the coding sequence ATGAGTTATTTCAGTTTTTCGTTAAGCTTGAAATTTCGACAGGCCTTGTCCCTGCTACTCTTCCTGTTAGTTGTAGGTCAGGCAAATGCCCAGGAACAGGAACAGGAACAGGAAAATGGCCTGGAAGTATACGGTTTTATAAAGATAGACATAGGCTATAATTTCGACCAGCTTGATCCTAATTGGTTTGAGACAATGCGCGTTACCAAACTCCCCAAGTATGAAAATCAATTCGGGCCGAATGGAAATATATTTTTCAGCGTGCGTGAAACACAAGTGGGGATAAATACTAGGGTGCAGACTCCTTTGGGCCAGCTCAAAAGCAAATTTGAGTTCGATCTTTTTGGCTCAGGCCCGGACGAAGGGCAGACCACCTTTCACTTCCGGAAAGCCTATGCAGAACTGGGGAGGTTGTTGATCGGACAAACCGAAAGCACTTTCACAGATACCGACGTAAGCCCCAAGATCCTGGATTACGGGGCGCCTTCGAGCCGGCCATGGCTGCGCAACATCCAGTTGCGTTACACAAACGACAGCGAGCAGCAGAGATGGGCGATCGCTTTGGAACAGCCTGACGTGACTTCTGACGAGGGCGTCTACGCCGACCGGATCGAGCTCCAAAATGTAAAGCCGGAGTTCAAGGTGCCGGATCTTACAGCCGAATACCGTAAAATGATCCAGAATGGGTATGTCGAACTAGCCGGTGTATTAAAATGGATCAGATGGGAGAATACCGGCAATGCCTCTATAGATCTGAGTGGAGAAGAAGTTGGATGGGGATTTAATATCAGCTCCATCAAGCAACTGAACCGCCAGACCCTTTTCAAAGGGCAATTTGTCGTTGGCAAGGGCATTCAGAACCATTTAACCGATGCCGCTGCTAACATTGGCATTGAAAACAATTTCGACAATCCCTCCACTCCTATCTTAGGTGTTGCATTACCGGTGGTAGGCGGGTTCGCCTTCCTGGAGCATAAGTGGACCCCTACGTGGAGCAGCACGCTGGGCTATTCCAGGGTGCGTATTTACAACTCGGATGCGCAGGCTGCCCATGCCTTCAAAAATAGCCATTACGCCATTCTCAATTTACTGTACCAGCCTTTTTCAGCACTCTTGGCGGGCACTGAACTGCAATGGGGGAAAAGGAATAACTTCAGCGATGGCTTTGACTCATCTGCCGTTAAAATACATTTTTCGCTTAAATACTCTTTTTCCCATACCGTTTCTAAGAACGGAAATAAGTAA
- a CDS encoding aminopeptidase P family protein, which produces MFDAKTYTQRRQQLKQQLGSGLVLLLGNEEAGMNYKDNWYPFYQDSTFRYYFGLDQADLTGLIDIDRNEVILFGPEQSIDDVVWTGPLPSLASLAEQVGVHRVLPTEKIADYVAGATKLHYLPPYRPEHQLKLQAWTGKAMLEPSLPLIQAVVAQRSIKSDAEIQEIEKAVTLTARMHRRVMQFAREGMKEHEVASEAVRYAESTGNLLSFPVICTTQGQILHNHYRGNTLRAGDMLLLDAGIQTAAGYAGDMTRTFPVGPTFTERQRELYQVVLDTHEAAMAALKPGMLYKDVHLLACRKLTDGLKQVGLMRGDTEEAVQAGAHTMFFQCGLGHMMGMDVHDMENLGEQYVGYTPELRKSTEFGLKSLRLGRALEPGFVLTVEPGIYIIPELIDMRRNDKVAQQYINFDLLESYRDFGGIRIEDDLVITGTGSRILGEPLERTRAGVEAIRQQAL; this is translated from the coding sequence ATGTTTGATGCAAAAACCTATACCCAGCGCCGTCAGCAACTAAAACAACAACTCGGCAGTGGCCTCGTCCTGCTCCTGGGCAACGAGGAAGCCGGTATGAACTACAAAGACAACTGGTACCCCTTTTACCAGGACAGCACCTTTCGTTACTATTTCGGTCTGGACCAGGCTGACCTGACGGGCCTTATCGATATCGATCGCAACGAAGTGATCCTTTTCGGGCCGGAGCAAAGTATAGATGATGTGGTGTGGACCGGTCCGCTGCCCAGTCTGGCCTCGCTCGCCGAACAGGTGGGCGTGCATAGGGTACTGCCAACCGAGAAGATAGCCGACTACGTGGCCGGAGCAACAAAACTGCATTACCTGCCTCCTTACCGCCCGGAGCACCAGCTTAAACTACAGGCCTGGACAGGAAAAGCTATGCTGGAACCAAGCCTGCCCCTAATACAGGCCGTAGTGGCGCAGCGCTCCATTAAATCCGATGCTGAAATACAGGAGATCGAAAAGGCTGTAACACTTACCGCGCGCATGCACCGCCGCGTGATGCAGTTTGCCCGCGAAGGCATGAAAGAGCATGAAGTGGCCTCCGAGGCGGTTCGCTATGCAGAATCGACAGGCAACCTCCTTTCCTTCCCGGTGATTTGTACCACCCAAGGACAGATCCTGCACAACCACTACCGCGGTAACACCCTGCGGGCTGGCGATATGCTCCTGCTCGATGCCGGCATCCAGACGGCAGCAGGCTACGCCGGCGACATGACTCGTACGTTTCCGGTGGGGCCTACTTTTACAGAGCGGCAGCGCGAACTGTACCAGGTAGTGCTCGATACGCACGAAGCAGCCATGGCCGCCCTGAAGCCGGGTATGCTGTACAAAGACGTGCACCTGCTGGCCTGCCGCAAACTGACCGATGGGTTGAAACAGGTGGGACTGATGCGCGGCGATACTGAAGAGGCCGTGCAGGCAGGCGCGCATACCATGTTCTTCCAGTGCGGCCTGGGGCACATGATGGGCATGGACGTGCACGACATGGAAAACCTGGGCGAGCAATACGTGGGCTATACTCCGGAACTGCGCAAGAGCACCGAATTCGGGCTGAAGTCACTGCGCCTGGGCCGCGCGCTGGAGCCGGGCTTCGTGCTGACGGTGGAGCCGGGCATCTACATTATTCCCGAGCTGATCGACATGCGCCGCAACGATAAGGTAGCCCAGCAATATATCAACTTCGATCTGCTGGAGAGCTACCGTGATTTTGGAGGCATCCGCATCGAAGACGACCTGGTGATCACCGGAACCGGCAGCCGTATATTGGGCGAGCCGCTGGAGCGGACACGCGCCGGGGTGGAAGCCATCCGGCAGCAGGCGCTGTAA